The Pseudomonas viciae genomic interval ATATATAGATGCTGTCGTCCGTGCCCGCCCAGTTTTGATCCTTTATGGAGGCCGTCACAGAAAGGGTGTCGATGAAGGTGTCGAATGGATGTGTCATGGAAAGCAAGTGTCTGTTTCAGATAACCAAGGCACCTGATTCTAGAGCGACGTCGGACAGTCGCTGCGGTACATATGTATAGGTCCTCAAGAAATACCGAGTCGATCATCGACTCGATATTTCGGGCAGGCTCAATGGCTGGAAGGCAGGAACTCGAACAGCGTCTTGCAGACCCCGGCGATGTGTTCATCCAGCAGCTTCACCGCCCGTTCGACATCACCGGCGCGGCAGGCGTCGAGGATTTCCCGGTGCTCGTGGTCGGCGCGCTCCTTGCCAGCCGAAAGGCTCATTTGCATGCGCAAGTAGCGCTCCAGCTTGTCATGGACCGAACGGATCAAACTCACCAGGAAGGGTCGTTGCGCCGGCTCATAGAGGCAGGCATGCAATTGCCAGTTCAGTTCCGCCCAGCGTCCTACGTCGTCCTCACCGATGAATTCCTGGCAGATACTCTCGGCGCGGGCGAAGGTTTCTTCGGTCATGTTGGGAATCGCCAGGCGCAGCACCTTGTCCTCCAGCAGCATCCGCACTTCAAACATCTGCGCCAACTCCGCCTCGGAAACGCGCGTGACCATCGCCCCGCGATTGCGCTGGAACATCACCAGGCCCTCGGCCTCCAGGCGCTTGAGGGCCTCACGCACGGGGATCTTGCTGACGTTGAACTGACGGGCGATGTCGTCCTGGCGAATCGGCTCGTCCTCGGCAAAATGCCCGGCGACGATGGCATCGCGCAGGTGCCGGGTGATGATTTCCGAAGTGGAGGGGGTGTTGCCCAGGTCAGGTAGATTGAACTTGGATAAGGTCACGGCGGCGGGTCGTTCGGCTGAGATGGGGATATGGTATACGACTTTGCCAGGGGCAAGTCGAGCTGTCCGGGCCTCCACCTGTGGCGCGCTGTCCAAAGGTTTTGTGTTCAACCGTGGGACAGCTGGGTGGCGTAGGCCTGCGTCCGGACGATGATCAATCCCGTAACACACGCCCCGGCTGTCAACACTAGGCCGAACAAGATCAACGCCACGTCGGCACCGAAATAATCCGCCAACAAACCGGTCACCACCACCGGGATGCTGAAGCCGACATAGGCAAACAGGAAAAAACCGGCGCTGACCCGCGCCTTTTCCGCGCCGGCCATGGCCGTGACGGCGGATAATCCACCCAGGTACAGAAAGCCATAACACGCACTGCTGGCGCCCAGTGCCCCGAGTAGAACAGCGACCAGGGAACCAACACTCGCGCCCCAGGCCAGCAACGCGTAGCTCAAGGGCAGGATCAACAGCCCCAAGCCAGTGGCCCTGGCCGGTTGCATGCGGCGCACCCAAGGTTGAAAGAGCAGCCCGCAACTGATCACGGTGAAGGTCGACAGGCCGGACCAGCGCTGCAGGTCG includes:
- a CDS encoding GntR family transcriptional regulator, yielding MTLSKFNLPDLGNTPSTSEIITRHLRDAIVAGHFAEDEPIRQDDIARQFNVSKIPVREALKRLEAEGLVMFQRNRGAMVTRVSEAELAQMFEVRMLLEDKVLRLAIPNMTEETFARAESICQEFIGEDDVGRWAELNWQLHACLYEPAQRPFLVSLIRSVHDKLERYLRMQMSLSAGKERADHEHREILDACRAGDVERAVKLLDEHIAGVCKTLFEFLPSSH